A window of Castanea sativa cultivar Marrone di Chiusa Pesio chromosome 1, ASM4071231v1 contains these coding sequences:
- the LOC142622484 gene encoding abscisic acid receptor PYL2-like: MDPNQVPPHGLTQEQYLELEPIIHNYHQFEPSSNTCSSLITQLIDAPAHAVWPFIRSFENPHKYKHFIKSCNMQGDGGVGSIREVTVVSGLPASTSTERLEILDDEKHVLSFRVVGGEHRLNNYKSVTSVNEFNKEDKVYTIVLESYIVDIPAGNTGEDTKMFVDTVIKLNLQKLASVAMASWHGHEFDGCSGGGGDDGGLDSV, encoded by the coding sequence ATGGACCCAAACCAAGTTCCCCCTCATGGTCTAACCCAAGAACAATACCTCGAGCTCGAGCCCATCATTCACAACTACCACCAATTCGAACCCTCATCCAACACATGCTCATCCCTAATAACACAGCTTATCGATGCTCCAGCACATGCTGTATGGCCTTTCATTCGAAGCTTCGAAAACCCTCATAAATACAAGCATTTCATCAAGAGTTGCAACATGCAAGGTGATGGTGGGGTTGGAAGCATAAGAGAGGTCACAGTGGTTTCGGGGCTTCCAGCCTCGACAAGCACCGAGAGGCTTGAGATTTTGGATGATGAAAAGCACGTATTAAGCTTTAGGGTTGTGGGGGGTGAGCACAGGCTCAACAACTACAAGTCAGTCACTTCTGTGAACGAGTTTAACAAGGAAGACAAGGTGTACACCATTGTGTTAGAGTCTTATATTGTAGATATACCAGCTGGGAATACAGGCGAGGATACGAAGATGTTTGTGGACACTGTGATAAAGTTGAACCTTCAGAAGCTTGCCTCAGTTGCCATGGCTTCATGGCATGGACATGAATTTGATGGttgcagtggtggtggtggtgatgacgGTGGGTTAGATTCTGTTTGA